A region from the Leptospirillum ferriphilum ML-04 genome encodes:
- a CDS encoding DUF2309 domain-containing protein, which translates to MNSRFLLPEDPALRHAVIDVRSRVRLAMELLPDTWPMDTFIHHNPLNGLEDLSFEEAVRTGESLFKGKGYPGPEKIRENLRSGKIKLSDLEDTFERVLPPAFVSGERTPFFPEMTLARFSLAQYLLSPDLPPFAPEPGDPSGFEWWNDLLPGICRSLEELGRRPDRHSLSQGLSRFLAFLSVKKEGKTSAFPGTGTDAKDVVLRIVGLPGEGSTFSEWTDRLFGTRIHAEINTVLSDVAALYLDEGQSFWPAPGRERGFYRLIRERWATRLPALSPHPFMPKLFSMLPSSPEEAILRVLESWGIPRQEWVGLFSREFAALPGWSGAIRWRADEHAEEARLPFSIEPVEWLAIRLALESVMVGDVLSVSLKTGPSRPSLVSFMQSNPKECLLRHWRQDPSLPLSLVQDIDRLAERSVVWGQLNPYWEGLWNRAQDSRSRAFDESTRLAWSVFRAWAFWETDGAFSSWDNPAVLDVLRAWDAHVPRERFGTWGLLAMEKNYRDAFLSTLSRSGKGTAALSSSRKEPPTRAQLLFCIDVRSEGIRRHLERSGGYETAGLAGFFGIPIRFKGFGSDHVQVLSPAILSPRHFLAEIHRPYEVGAVRVFFRGRRWLRWLSHLVHEMKNNIVTPYVFVEAIGWMSGLPMFGKTFLPGWYHRLVSRAERMFVPAISTTVLLDKISEKEARETVLSEERGLIRQVLFSKYGKKARTLPQNALEEFRYLVLSGTSRSSESASAETALGRFLGLSWQDENELVRVLREDYQLRPKRSESRLEELSRMGLTPSEQVAFAETALSLAALHDNFAPLVVFFGHKSTSDNNPYESALDCGACGGQDGSPNARVAASLLNRPSVRAGLEKKGIRIPDTTWFLAGVHDTTTDTFTLYDGEDWPVTHEKAIRELVRDLHQAGLSLAGERLRTFPGSYQKDTDDISARLSARSHDWAEVRPEWGLSGNAAFLVGPRRLTRGIDLGGRVFLQEYEYTLDPSGKVLETLLSGPLVVARWISLEHYFSTIDNDVYGSGSKVSHNVVGRFGVQFGNGGDLRMGLPWQTVFDAGVSRHEPMRLLCVICAPREKVESVLGGNLALSGPFDRGWAQLVVLDSPSGEFYEYRPGAEWTQWTQGSEKTSGEAGFGEMVVERGKRWMV; encoded by the coding sequence ATGAACAGCCGGTTCCTTCTTCCCGAAGATCCCGCTCTCCGGCATGCGGTCATTGATGTTCGCTCCCGTGTCCGTCTGGCCATGGAACTTCTTCCGGATACCTGGCCGATGGACACCTTTATTCACCACAACCCTCTGAACGGTCTCGAGGATTTGTCTTTCGAGGAAGCCGTCCGGACGGGTGAATCGCTGTTCAAGGGAAAAGGATATCCCGGTCCCGAAAAAATCCGGGAGAACCTGCGGTCGGGCAAGATAAAGCTTTCGGATCTGGAAGACACCTTTGAAAGGGTCCTTCCTCCCGCCTTCGTTTCGGGAGAGCGGACTCCCTTTTTTCCAGAAATGACGCTGGCGCGTTTTTCTCTGGCCCAATATCTTTTGAGTCCGGATCTGCCACCTTTCGCGCCGGAGCCCGGAGACCCGTCCGGTTTCGAATGGTGGAACGATCTTTTGCCGGGGATCTGTCGGAGTCTCGAAGAGCTTGGGAGAAGGCCGGACAGACATTCCCTGAGTCAGGGACTGTCCCGATTCCTGGCATTTTTGTCTGTCAAAAAGGAAGGAAAAACCTCCGCTTTTCCCGGAACGGGGACAGACGCGAAAGACGTCGTCCTCAGAATCGTCGGACTCCCCGGCGAGGGATCCACGTTTTCCGAGTGGACGGATCGTCTTTTTGGGACGCGCATTCATGCCGAAATCAACACAGTCCTTTCCGACGTGGCGGCCCTTTATCTCGACGAAGGCCAATCTTTTTGGCCAGCTCCGGGACGGGAACGCGGTTTCTACCGGCTGATCCGGGAACGGTGGGCCACCCGGTTGCCGGCCCTCTCTCCCCATCCTTTTATGCCAAAACTTTTTTCCATGCTTCCGTCCTCCCCGGAAGAGGCGATCTTGCGGGTTCTGGAGTCCTGGGGGATTCCCCGTCAGGAGTGGGTGGGGCTTTTTTCCCGGGAGTTTGCGGCTCTTCCCGGCTGGTCCGGCGCGATTCGATGGCGGGCGGACGAACATGCGGAAGAAGCGAGGCTGCCCTTTTCGATCGAACCTGTGGAGTGGCTCGCCATTCGCCTTGCCCTTGAGTCGGTCATGGTCGGAGACGTTCTTTCGGTCTCCCTCAAAACCGGCCCTTCCCGACCTTCCCTCGTTTCATTCATGCAATCCAACCCAAAAGAATGTCTTTTGCGCCACTGGAGACAGGACCCGTCTCTTCCCCTTTCCCTCGTCCAGGATATCGACAGACTTGCGGAACGGTCTGTGGTGTGGGGACAGTTGAATCCCTATTGGGAGGGGTTGTGGAACAGAGCGCAAGACTCCAGAAGTCGGGCTTTTGATGAATCGACCCGACTGGCCTGGTCGGTGTTCCGGGCCTGGGCTTTCTGGGAGACGGACGGAGCATTCTCCTCCTGGGACAATCCGGCGGTGCTCGACGTCCTGCGTGCGTGGGATGCGCATGTTCCGCGCGAAAGGTTCGGCACCTGGGGTCTTCTGGCCATGGAAAAGAATTACCGGGACGCTTTTTTGTCGACTCTGTCGAGGTCCGGAAAAGGAACCGCCGCCCTGTCCTCCTCCCGAAAGGAACCTCCGACCAGGGCGCAGCTTCTCTTCTGTATTGATGTCCGGTCGGAAGGAATCCGGCGTCATCTTGAACGGTCGGGAGGATACGAAACAGCGGGCCTTGCAGGATTTTTCGGAATCCCGATCCGGTTCAAAGGTTTTGGGTCGGACCATGTGCAGGTGCTTTCTCCGGCCATTTTGTCCCCCCGACATTTTCTCGCCGAAATCCATCGACCCTATGAAGTGGGGGCGGTCCGGGTTTTTTTCCGTGGACGGAGATGGCTTCGCTGGCTCAGCCATCTTGTGCACGAAATGAAGAACAACATCGTCACCCCTTATGTTTTTGTCGAAGCGATTGGCTGGATGTCCGGACTTCCCATGTTCGGCAAGACGTTTTTACCCGGATGGTACCATCGTCTGGTGTCCCGGGCCGAACGGATGTTCGTGCCGGCGATATCGACCACGGTTCTTCTGGACAAGATTTCGGAGAAGGAGGCGCGGGAAACGGTTCTTTCGGAAGAGCGCGGCCTGATCCGCCAGGTGTTGTTCAGCAAGTACGGAAAAAAAGCCCGGACTCTCCCCCAGAATGCCCTGGAAGAGTTCCGGTACCTTGTTCTTTCCGGAACCTCCCGTTCCTCCGAGAGCGCCAGCGCGGAAACGGCATTGGGACGATTCCTCGGGCTTTCCTGGCAGGATGAAAACGAACTGGTGCGCGTCTTGAGGGAGGATTATCAGCTCCGGCCCAAGAGGTCGGAAAGCCGCCTGGAGGAACTGTCCCGGATGGGACTGACACCCTCGGAACAGGTGGCTTTTGCGGAGACGGCGCTCTCCTTGGCGGCACTTCACGACAATTTTGCTCCCCTGGTGGTTTTTTTCGGTCACAAGAGCACGTCCGACAACAATCCCTACGAATCGGCCCTGGACTGCGGTGCCTGTGGAGGGCAGGACGGTTCTCCGAACGCCCGTGTCGCGGCGAGTCTTTTGAATCGTCCTTCCGTCCGGGCGGGTCTTGAAAAGAAGGGGATCCGGATACCGGACACGACATGGTTTTTGGCCGGAGTCCACGATACGACCACGGACACGTTTACTCTTTATGATGGAGAAGACTGGCCCGTCACGCATGAAAAAGCCATCCGTGAGCTTGTCCGGGACCTTCATCAGGCCGGGCTTTCCCTGGCCGGGGAACGGCTCCGGACGTTCCCCGGATCCTACCAGAAGGACACCGACGACATTTCGGCCCGCCTTTCCGCCCGGTCACACGACTGGGCGGAAGTCCGCCCCGAATGGGGATTGTCCGGAAACGCGGCCTTTCTGGTCGGACCGAGACGCCTGACGCGCGGGATCGACCTGGGGGGGAGAGTTTTCCTTCAGGAATATGAATATACTCTCGACCCGTCCGGAAAGGTTTTGGAGACACTGTTGTCCGGACCGCTTGTCGTCGCACGCTGGATCAGCCTCGAACATTATTTTTCGACGATCGACAATGACGTTTACGGAAGCGGAAGCAAGGTGTCTCACAATGTTGTCGGACGATTCGGGGTCCAGTTCGGAAACGGAGGCGATCTCCGGATGGGATTGCCCTGGCAAACGGTTTTTGACGCCGGAGTCAGCCGGCATGAACCGATGCGCCTCCTGTGCGTGATTTGTGCGCCCAGAGAAAAAGTGGAAAGCGTGCTGGGGGGGAACCTGGCGCTCAGTGGACCGTTCGACCGGGGGTGGGCGCAGCTCGTCGTCCTGGATTCGCCTTCCGGAGAGTTTTATGAATACCGTCCAGGTGCGGAATGGACCCAATGGACACAGGGGTCGGAAAAGACTTCCGGGGAAGCCGGCTTCGGAGAGATGGTCGTGGAACGGGGGAAGAGATGGATGGTTTAA
- a CDS encoding proton-conducting transporter membrane subunit has protein sequence MSEPFGKIMEVLLLFLPLGGAVVLRFFGRRERLSRQVRRIALGGMLLALSFLLLLTQTHSGELPGMSLTGILLLLAVWVPVTLLVKIEKEQGRTSGALSFLLLFFSAGFVLSPFPSLVLPFWGGVLGTTYLLFRMFYGSRPTGNLPFALPALLSLALFSMTFFPSSRSFASLAFLLFLPFFPFQRWMSFTPRTGSTTAWTAVRLVLFILSAWGIRRWAPLPFSGGDSAFDVFLCLSGLAQIQGALLALGEPVARKRIAAAIFSQMALLTPVVLMEFPRHAGRSMVLVFSLLFPALALSRLTDHLERETRRQNLSDMGGLFREMPRTDRLFFFFVLMLSAMPGSGLFSGVLAFDTGAVDPVFWVWVGMAIAGVVLVQWALWQAWEQIFLGRPKEGALPMSDISSRSAGLMGVSFLPLLILAIWPEILDRILSGPGAGK, from the coding sequence ATGTCTGAACCCTTCGGTAAAATAATGGAGGTCCTTCTTCTGTTCCTTCCGCTGGGAGGGGCCGTCGTGCTCCGGTTCTTCGGACGCCGGGAAAGGCTCTCCCGACAGGTACGCCGGATCGCACTGGGGGGAATGCTTCTGGCGCTCTCCTTTCTGCTCCTCCTGACACAGACACACTCCGGGGAGCTTCCGGGAATGTCCCTGACCGGCATTCTTCTTCTCCTGGCCGTCTGGGTTCCTGTGACTCTTCTGGTCAAAATCGAGAAGGAGCAGGGACGGACGTCCGGAGCCCTGAGTTTTCTTCTCCTCTTTTTTTCGGCAGGCTTTGTCCTTTCTCCTTTTCCGTCGCTGGTTCTCCCATTCTGGGGGGGCGTCCTGGGAACGACCTATCTTCTGTTCCGCATGTTTTATGGCTCCCGGCCGACCGGGAACCTCCCCTTTGCCTTGCCGGCCCTTTTGTCCCTGGCCCTCTTTTCGATGACGTTTTTTCCGTCGTCCCGGTCTTTTGCCTCCCTGGCGTTTCTCCTGTTTCTGCCATTCTTTCCTTTTCAACGGTGGATGTCCTTCACTCCGAGAACGGGGTCGACCACGGCCTGGACGGCTGTCCGTCTTGTTCTGTTCATCCTTTCGGCCTGGGGGATCCGGCGATGGGCTCCTCTCCCGTTCTCCGGCGGAGACTCCGCCTTTGATGTGTTTCTGTGTCTTTCGGGACTTGCCCAGATACAGGGAGCGCTCCTTGCTCTGGGCGAGCCCGTGGCCCGAAAGCGCATCGCGGCGGCCATTTTTTCCCAAATGGCTCTTCTCACACCGGTTGTCCTGATGGAGTTTCCCCGACATGCGGGCCGGTCGATGGTTCTCGTTTTTTCCCTCCTGTTTCCCGCTCTCGCCCTGAGCCGTCTGACAGACCATCTGGAAAGGGAAACCCGTCGTCAGAACCTGTCCGACATGGGTGGGCTTTTCCGTGAAATGCCCCGGACAGACCGCCTGTTTTTCTTTTTTGTTTTGATGCTCTCGGCCATGCCGGGGTCCGGGTTGTTTTCGGGCGTTCTCGCGTTCGATACCGGCGCGGTGGATCCTGTTTTCTGGGTATGGGTCGGGATGGCCATTGCCGGCGTGGTTCTCGTTCAGTGGGCGCTGTGGCAGGCCTGGGAGCAGATTTTTCTCGGGCGACCCAAAGAGGGCGCGCTTCCGATGTCCGATATTTCATCCCGTTCGGCCGGTCTGATGGGAGTGTCCTTCCTTCCCCTTCTGATTCTGGCGATCTGGCCCGAGATCCTGGACAGAATTCTTTCGGGTCCGGGAGCCGGAAAATGA
- a CDS encoding NADH-quinone oxidoreductase subunit L, whose amino-acid sequence MHIASFFLALLPLMPLGGAIAAIVFSRGDDRKAFSWTRTGVLLSLLDGLFLVFVPKGGEEIRVSLFPDVFSRTPGPEVGLCFDPLAAIMSFLILSVSLVILTFSWRYMTGEPRADRFLAAIGLATGFLLVLVTARNLLLLYAAWEMVLVALCLLLIHHRQRRESSQPALRTWVMNQIGGGLFLAGILLLGHAAGTFDMDGLFAQLGMGADRAGVGFLARGLSQTAIAWGTFLIGAGILVRSAQIPFHLWLPVTLDAPTPVSGFMHAGIVNAGGFVLNRLSPVFDHSPLVLHGLFLVGALTAISGSAIMLVQVSVKQTLVYSTMGQMGYMFAECGLGVFPAAIFHMIAHGIFKATLFLGSGSVIHAARFHEHSPKGSVARALGRHRILWVLGGALLISLPLILLLSDTFRGKPFLPGTGGMILLFFGLATAMQTVFNLFRFSHLLTPRAVLVFTGIFALVFGLYWGGLSWFDRILAPISTTSTITPEGPGWSFFYPVALLTMGFILVAGWIFLARESSSGWKFPGSSRISDHLHDFLDQGGYAEMLIRHGLREPLLSLCHMIRNIHERTGTGSSPESVLTGKPDV is encoded by the coding sequence TTGCACATCGCTTCCTTTTTTCTGGCTCTTTTGCCGCTGATGCCTCTGGGCGGAGCTATTGCCGCGATTGTTTTCTCGAGGGGAGACGACCGGAAGGCATTTTCCTGGACGCGGACCGGCGTCCTTCTCTCGCTTCTGGACGGTCTTTTTCTGGTTTTTGTTCCGAAAGGGGGAGAAGAGATCCGTGTTTCCCTTTTTCCGGACGTGTTTTCACGAACCCCGGGCCCTGAAGTGGGGCTTTGCTTCGATCCTCTGGCGGCCATCATGTCTTTTCTCATCCTGTCCGTCAGTCTTGTCATCCTCACGTTCTCCTGGCGCTATATGACAGGGGAGCCCCGTGCGGACCGATTTCTGGCGGCGATCGGACTGGCAACCGGTTTTCTCCTGGTCCTGGTGACCGCCCGAAATCTCCTGCTGCTGTATGCGGCGTGGGAGATGGTTCTGGTCGCCCTTTGTCTGTTGCTCATCCACCATCGGCAGAGGCGCGAATCCAGTCAGCCGGCGCTCCGGACATGGGTCATGAACCAGATTGGCGGAGGGCTTTTTCTGGCCGGCATTCTTCTTCTTGGCCACGCCGCGGGAACCTTTGACATGGACGGGCTGTTCGCCCAGCTTGGGATGGGGGCGGATCGGGCAGGGGTCGGATTCCTCGCCAGAGGCCTGTCCCAGACCGCCATCGCCTGGGGGACGTTTTTGATCGGGGCAGGCATTCTGGTCCGCTCTGCACAGATTCCTTTCCATCTCTGGCTTCCGGTCACCCTCGATGCCCCCACTCCCGTTTCCGGTTTCATGCATGCCGGCATTGTCAATGCCGGCGGATTTGTTCTCAACCGTCTCTCCCCGGTCTTTGATCATTCTCCGCTCGTTCTGCATGGTCTTTTTCTGGTTGGCGCCCTGACAGCGATCTCCGGGTCGGCCATTATGCTTGTTCAGGTCAGCGTCAAACAGACGCTGGTGTATTCGACCATGGGACAGATGGGATACATGTTTGCCGAATGCGGTCTTGGGGTGTTCCCGGCCGCCATTTTTCACATGATCGCGCACGGGATCTTCAAGGCAACGCTTTTTCTCGGGTCGGGGAGCGTCATCCATGCAGCGCGTTTTCACGAGCACTCTCCCAAGGGGTCTGTGGCAAGGGCACTCGGGAGACACCGGATTCTGTGGGTCCTGGGAGGAGCTCTTCTGATCAGTCTTCCCCTGATTCTTCTCTTGTCGGACACGTTTCGCGGGAAGCCTTTTCTGCCGGGAACGGGGGGAATGATCCTTCTGTTTTTCGGTCTGGCCACCGCGATGCAGACTGTCTTCAACCTGTTTCGATTCAGTCACCTGCTGACGCCCCGTGCAGTTCTTGTTTTCACCGGAATCTTTGCTCTGGTGTTCGGTCTGTATTGGGGCGGGCTGTCGTGGTTTGACCGGATACTGGCTCCCATTTCAACAACCTCCACCATAACCCCGGAAGGGCCGGGATGGTCGTTCTTTTATCCTGTGGCCCTCCTGACCATGGGGTTCATCCTGGTGGCCGGCTGGATTTTTCTGGCACGAGAGTCGTCTTCCGGCTGGAAATTCCCCGGAAGCTCCCGGATCTCCGATCATCTGCACGATTTTCTGGATCAGGGCGGATATGCTGAAATGCTGATCCGGCATGGACTCCGCGAACCTCTCTTGTCGTTGTGCCACATGATCCGGAACATTCATGAAAGAACGGGCACAGGCTCTTCTCCCGAGTCTGTTCTGACGGGGAAACCCGATGTCTGA
- the nifA gene encoding nif-specific transcriptional activator NifA: MNDNSKVIAELTAFFAISRELASSPDLDGALKRILEIMDEKLGLHRSSILLLENDSDELRTEIAHGLSEEEIRKGRFKEGEGITGAVLKTGDPIVVPDISREPRFLNRTGSRSERASRGKLAFLAVPLTFQARKVGVLSADCTIEPGSGNLDEELRVLTTISSIIAQAVILRKQFVEERKKLEERALRLEHHLKDRYSIEGWIGRSRIMQQISESVHLVAKSRATVLIMGESGTGKEVVAKAIHFNSPRNRRPFVQINCAAIPESLLESELFGHEKGAFTGAHVSRPGKFEQAHEGTLFLDEVGEISPAVQVKLLRVLQERVVERVGGTKTIPVDVRIIAATNRNLEEAIRKNQFREDLYYRLNVVPIYLPPLRQRKEDIPLLVNHFLGRFNQENGRSMTISPEAISALIEHDWPGNVRELENTMERLVVMTQADSIDITDVRRTLALFPSTLPHRREVEEKPASRDSGKENGSSLKGESLLLPEAVSELERAKILDVLDRTGWIKTRAAALLGITPRQLGYRMMKYGIDPSPPYMKDVPPEKAPIPPNL, from the coding sequence ATGAACGACAACAGCAAGGTGATTGCCGAACTGACAGCCTTTTTCGCCATCAGCCGGGAGCTGGCAAGTTCTCCGGATCTGGACGGAGCCCTGAAACGCATTCTGGAAATCATGGATGAAAAGCTGGGTTTGCATCGCAGTTCGATTCTCCTCCTCGAAAACGACTCGGACGAGCTTCGGACGGAGATCGCCCACGGCCTTTCGGAAGAGGAAATCCGGAAAGGCCGGTTCAAGGAAGGGGAGGGGATTACCGGGGCTGTTCTCAAGACAGGCGATCCCATCGTTGTTCCGGATATTTCCAGAGAACCGCGTTTTCTGAACCGGACAGGCTCCCGTTCCGAACGGGCCTCCCGCGGAAAACTCGCCTTTCTGGCCGTTCCCCTGACGTTTCAGGCGCGCAAGGTCGGCGTGCTTTCGGCCGATTGCACGATCGAGCCGGGGAGCGGAAATCTCGACGAGGAGCTTCGTGTCCTGACGACGATCAGTTCGATCATTGCCCAGGCGGTCATCCTCCGGAAACAGTTTGTCGAAGAGCGGAAAAAGCTCGAAGAACGTGCGCTCAGGCTCGAACACCATTTGAAAGACCGTTATTCGATTGAAGGATGGATCGGTCGAAGCCGGATCATGCAACAGATTTCCGAGTCCGTTCATCTTGTGGCCAAGAGCCGGGCGACCGTCCTGATTATGGGAGAGAGCGGAACGGGAAAGGAGGTGGTCGCGAAAGCCATCCACTTCAACAGCCCGCGAAATCGCAGGCCTTTTGTCCAGATCAACTGCGCGGCCATCCCCGAATCTCTTCTCGAGTCCGAACTTTTTGGTCACGAAAAAGGGGCCTTTACCGGGGCCCATGTCTCTCGTCCAGGAAAGTTCGAGCAGGCCCATGAAGGAACGCTCTTCCTGGATGAGGTCGGTGAGATCTCGCCGGCCGTCCAGGTCAAGCTCCTGCGCGTCCTGCAGGAACGGGTGGTCGAACGGGTCGGTGGAACGAAAACCATCCCGGTGGATGTGCGCATTATCGCGGCGACGAACCGGAATCTCGAGGAAGCCATCCGGAAGAATCAGTTTCGCGAAGATTTGTATTATCGTCTCAACGTTGTTCCGATCTACTTGCCGCCATTGCGACAGCGAAAAGAAGATATCCCCCTGCTGGTCAACCATTTTCTCGGACGATTCAATCAGGAGAATGGCCGGTCCATGACGATTTCCCCCGAGGCGATCTCGGCCCTGATCGAGCATGACTGGCCCGGCAATGTGCGGGAGCTTGAAAACACAATGGAAAGACTTGTTGTCATGACGCAGGCCGACTCCATCGACATAACGGATGTCCGGCGCACGCTGGCCCTTTTTCCGTCCACCCTGCCCCATCGACGAGAGGTCGAGGAGAAACCGGCTTCCCGTGATTCCGGGAAGGAAAACGGCTCCTCCCTCAAAGGGGAATCCCTCCTGCTTCCGGAGGCTGTCTCCGAGCTCGAACGTGCGAAGATACTCGATGTGCTTGATCGCACGGGGTGGATTAAAACCCGTGCGGCGGCGCTCCTGGGCATCACTCCCCGGCAGCTGGGCTATCGCATGATGAAATATGGAATTGATCCTTCCCCGCCGTATATGAAAGACGTTCCTCCGGAAAAAGCTCCAATCCCTCCAAACCTTTGA
- the fliM gene encoding flagellar motor switch protein FliM, which yields MSESILSQEEVNALLRGLSEGEIETQAKAADSGEPVKQYNLASQERVIRGRMPTLEIINERFARFFQVTLSATLRKTVEFSPQGIEMVKFGDFVKKIPMPSNINILRLESLRRNILLIIDARMVYLLVDHMFGGSGRGHVKIEGRDFSPIEARISRNVMDLAIGDFEKAWAPVHPMPITYIRSEINPQFAAIVAPTEMVVTMAYRLEIDGQGRTIYICIPYSTIEPIKEKLYTGFQSDQYEVDSRWINRLQERVEEAPLEIEAFIGETRFTLRDILGWKTGDVFSLDRYVSEPVEVRVEGIVRFLARPGIFRHHRAIRIERRVPPPTRYEEEDETSPL from the coding sequence TTGTCAGAGAGCATTCTGTCCCAGGAAGAAGTCAACGCTCTTCTTCGCGGTCTGTCGGAAGGAGAAATCGAGACACAGGCCAAGGCAGCCGATTCCGGCGAACCCGTCAAGCAATACAACCTGGCCAGCCAGGAGCGCGTGATCCGTGGCCGGATGCCGACTCTGGAAATCATCAACGAACGGTTTGCCCGGTTTTTCCAGGTGACGCTCTCCGCCACTCTCCGGAAAACGGTCGAGTTTTCTCCCCAGGGAATCGAAATGGTGAAGTTCGGGGATTTTGTCAAAAAAATTCCCATGCCCTCCAATATCAATATCCTACGCCTCGAATCCTTGCGAAGAAACATCCTTCTGATCATCGACGCCCGCATGGTCTATCTCCTGGTCGACCATATGTTCGGCGGGAGCGGCCGGGGACACGTGAAGATCGAAGGGCGTGACTTTTCCCCCATTGAGGCGCGCATTTCCCGAAACGTCATGGATTTGGCGATCGGGGATTTTGAGAAAGCCTGGGCACCTGTCCATCCCATGCCGATCACCTATATCCGGTCCGAGATCAATCCGCAATTTGCGGCGATCGTCGCTCCGACCGAGATGGTCGTCACAATGGCTTACCGCCTGGAAATTGATGGACAGGGAAGAACCATTTACATCTGTATTCCCTACTCGACGATTGAACCGATCAAGGAAAAGCTCTATACCGGATTTCAGAGTGATCAGTATGAAGTCGACAGCCGCTGGATCAACCGTCTTCAGGAACGCGTGGAAGAAGCACCCCTCGAAATCGAAGCTTTTATTGGAGAAACCCGGTTCACGCTCCGGGACATTCTTGGATGGAAGACCGGTGATGTGTTCTCTCTGGACCGGTATGTCAGCGAGCCGGTGGAGGTTCGTGTCGAGGGAATCGTCCGCTTTCTGGCCCGTCCGGGAATTTTTCGCCATCACCGGGCGATCCGGATCGAACGCCGTGTTCCCCCTCCGACCCGGTATGAAGAGGAAGACGAAACCTCCCCTCTCTGA
- a CDS encoding efflux RND transporter periplasmic adaptor subunit produces MTVGFEKKRWAVAGVLLVMGLAFWGLRHHRKTEDLDRDFVTRPVVRGDLEQKVTATGRIKAMKTVHVGAQVSGIITEVRAEFNSRVHRGDVLAQIDPAIYRAQVLEARSNLKKIRTQIVLDRLALKRDRDLLKKHIIAQSVFDQDQGKLSMDMANEDEMVAGLALANANLRYTTIRAPIDGIVISRQVQVGQTVTAAFRTPKLFTIAQDLSEMRLDTRVSESDIGDVREGQKVTFQVPAYPDRTFSGQVIMVRVHPKTVSHVVTYDVVSRVSNPDLTLKPGMTALVTLHVGILRGVLLVPNGAMVFRPSEKFLKKVNLASYRHKTLVFKLDKHRIVPVPIVPGATDGQKSVVVSGDLHPGDRVIIRDRLGNDRKSHGGFM; encoded by the coding sequence ATGACAGTCGGATTTGAAAAAAAAAGGTGGGCCGTGGCCGGTGTTCTCCTGGTGATGGGCCTCGCTTTCTGGGGACTCCGGCACCACCGCAAGACAGAGGACCTGGACAGGGATTTCGTCACGCGTCCGGTTGTCCGGGGGGACCTCGAGCAGAAAGTGACAGCGACAGGCCGGATCAAGGCAATGAAAACGGTGCATGTGGGGGCCCAGGTCAGCGGGATCATTACCGAAGTCCGGGCAGAATTCAATAGCCGTGTCCATCGCGGGGACGTTCTGGCCCAGATCGATCCGGCCATCTATCGGGCACAGGTTCTCGAGGCGCGCTCCAATCTCAAGAAAATCCGGACCCAGATCGTGCTGGACCGGCTGGCCCTCAAGCGGGACAGGGATCTTCTCAAAAAGCACATCATCGCCCAGAGTGTGTTTGACCAGGATCAGGGCAAACTGTCGATGGATATGGCCAATGAAGACGAAATGGTTGCCGGTCTGGCCCTGGCGAACGCCAATCTGCGTTACACGACAATCCGTGCCCCGATCGACGGAATTGTTATTTCCCGTCAGGTTCAGGTGGGACAAACCGTCACCGCCGCTTTCAGGACGCCGAAGCTTTTCACCATCGCGCAGGATCTGTCTGAAATGCGTCTCGATACCCGCGTGTCGGAGTCCGATATCGGGGATGTCCGGGAAGGCCAAAAAGTGACTTTTCAGGTCCCCGCCTACCCGGACAGGACCTTTTCCGGGCAAGTCATCATGGTACGGGTTCATCCCAAGACCGTCTCCCATGTGGTCACATACGACGTCGTCTCCAGGGTTTCCAACCCCGACCTCACCCTGAAGCCCGGCATGACAGCTCTCGTGACGTTGCATGTCGGCATTCTCCGGGGCGTTCTTCTCGTGCCCAACGGAGCGATGGTTTTCCGTCCGTCGGAGAAGTTTCTGAAAAAGGTCAACCTGGCGTCATATCGTCACAAAACGCTGGTGTTCAAGCTTGACAAGCACCGGATTGTGCCGGTCCCGATCGTGCCGGGAGCGACAGACGGTCAAAAGTCTGTCGTTGTTTCCGGAGATCTGCACCCCGGAGACCGGGTGATTATCCGCGATCGCCTCGGAAACGACCGGAAGAGCCATGGAGGATTTATGTGA